Below is a genomic region from Oenanthe melanoleuca isolate GR-GAL-2019-014 linkage group LGE22, OMel1.0, whole genome shotgun sequence.
GGCAGGGTGTGCCCCCAGGGAGGGCGGGGTGTGCCCCCAGGGAGGGCGGGGTGTGCCCCCAGGTAGGGCGGGGTGTGCCCCCAGGGAGGGCGGGGTGTGCCCCCAGGGAGGGCGGGGTGTGTCTCcgtgctgtgtccccagggagggcGGGGTGTGTCCCCGTGCTGTGCCCCCAGggagggcagcccagccccccgtgctgggggcagtgggatgtggcccccccagcccctgcctgggtGGGATGCTGTGCTGACCCCACAGGTGTgacccctctgtccctgctggcgCCAGGTGAGCCCCCTGTTCCAGAAGCTGGAGCCCGAGCAGGTGGAAGCCCTGCGGCAGCGCTTCGGGGGAGGGCAGGTGAGTGGGGCTCAGGTCcccccaccctgagcacctgcagccccaccctctctgtccctcccctccccattcccagcccagaggTTGCTGTAGAGCCTCAGGGAattcctggtgctgccccaggTGAGCTGCACCTGCCAGAATAGGAGTGAGGGGAGCTTATCCCCATCTCTTCCTCTTCCAGGCCAAACAGCCGCccccagcctcagccccagcccccaacacttctgcagctccaggtgacCCCAAACTGATCCAGGAGCTGACAGAGCAGGTGGCCAAGCAGGTGAGGGGGGACAGGGTATGGGCTCAAGCTCCGTCACACCTTtaaaaccaaccccaaaccctcaTCACACCCTCAAATCCTTCCTCCCACCTGTCCAGGGCAACCTGGTGAGGCAGCTGAAGGCTGCCCAGGTGGAGAAGGCCCAGGTGGACGCCCAGGTGGCCAAACTGCtggagctgaagcagcagctggcgCTGGCCGAAGGCCGGAGCCCCGAGGTGCCCAAGGGCAAGCGGAAGAAGTAGCCCCAGTACCCAGACTGGGAGACTGAGGAGAGGCACCAGCGCCTCCAGTAACCAAACTGGGCCGTGCTGGTTGTGGCTAGATGTGTGTAATACATGACAAGAGCTGTACAAcggcagggagaggctgcatCCATTTGTCTGTCCACAGAGTCCATCAGTCCATGGGGCTGCCCCCCCGCCCAGTCCGTGGGGCAGCAGAGTCCTTGtcccagctgtggggcagcGCTGCCACCGTCCCCCGGCGCTGGGCtcggtgtgtccctgtcccagtgccgGTGCCGCCCCGGGGCGGCCGCTACGCCTGGCGCAGGTTGACGATGCGCTCGATGAGCGCGGCGCGGGTGCGCTGCACCTCGGCGCTGAGCCGCTGGATCTCGGCGCGGAGCCGCTCGTTGTGCGCCGTCAGCTCCCGCACCCGCCGCTCCCCGTCGCGCTCCCGCGGGGCCCCGGCGCCGCCGCGCCGCTTCCTCCGCGCTCCCCGcgcctcctcctcttcctcctcctcctcctcggcggggcccggccgggccgggtCGCTCCCGCCGGGGGCCGCGCCCGGGGGTTCCGCTGGCGCCGCTGCCTCCGGCCcgagcagctccagcagctcctcggCCAGAGCCAGGTCCAgcccgcagccccccgggcCCGCGTCCGCCTGCGGACAGAGCGGGAGCCAGGACCGGTGATGGAGGGAGGGGAccccgcccgcgccccccgccccggggcgccgccggccccgcgctcACCTGCTCAGCCCCCCAGGTGGGCGCGGTTCCGGGGGGCTCCGCCgccagcacctcctgcaggTCCTGGTACCACCCGTCCAGCTCCCAGCCGGGGGGGCCGCCCGGCCCCCACAGCCCTTCGGCCGCCATCGTCACCTCGGGCCCGCCgcgggctggggaggggagaacGGGAAGGCAGCGAGGGGGTGACCCGGGCCGGGACCGCCGGGACCCCCAGGGGTGTCTGTGCACGGCAGGGAACGCCCCCCTACCTGCTCTCAGGTGTGGTGGTCGGCAAGGATACACTTTCTCCTGGatgcctggggagggaggagagggtgGCGTTAGGATCGGTGACCCCGAGTGCGGGGTTACCGGGGGTCGGGGCCCCCGTCCCGCCCCCGGGGTCACCGTCCCGCCAAGGCGGGTGCGGGTTCCCCTCCCGGGACCGAGCGGAGTCCCTCCGCCAGCGCCCCGCGGAGCCGGTCCCCGGGCTGCCCCCCGCCGTCCCCGCACCTTCCTGGGTGGTCTCggctccccccagccccgctccgctcgCTGCCCCCGGTTCATCCTCGTCCGCATCGTCCCGCGCTGCGCCCTGCCCCCCCCGCCGCGCCGCTTTAAGAGCCGCCTGACGCAACGCTCGCGCCCGCGGCAGCCAATGGGCGCGCGCGGCCCGTGATTGGCAGGAAGCGCGAGCCAATgggagcgcggcgggggcgggacGGCGGCACCGGCCAGAGAGCGgggggggcgcggggagggTCACGCGGGGATGATGCAATGGCGGGAAATGGGCCACGCCCCCAGCGGGCACCGAGAGAGGGGCGGGGCTTGTCCGGGAATGGGCGGGGTTATGGGGATGGGCGGGGTTGTGGAAAGTGGGCGGGGCTTCGCTGCCAGTGGGTCCCGTTCCCTCCCCCGGGGTTAACGGGGGGTCTCAGaccccccatcccctcaccccCTCACCTTCCACTGCACGTGGGAGGCACCGGGGAGAGGGGCAGAACTGGgggcactggagctgggagggacgGGACTGGGGGCACGTGGTGACATGGGGGCGCTCCGGGTTTAGGGATGGGGGGCTGCAGAACCGCTGTGAGGGGCCcgggggagcagggctgggtcacAGCCGGGACCCCTGccccgtttttggggtcctCATCCTTGTGGGGTCCTGGCTCCAAGAGGTTCCCTCGTGTCCacccccatcccagcactccccagtTTGGGGGGCGCTGCTCCTGCCCCCCATCAGAGATGCTGACACACATTCGGGGCTGAACTGTTTATTGGGGTACAGGGGGACCAGAGACCCACACAGGGGGATGGAgtggggggacagggatgaCCCCCGTGGGGACTGGAGGGTGCAGGGACCCCCGTGGGGAGGGGCACCGAGGATGTGCTGAGGGCTGAGCCAGGGTATTtacaagcagcagctgggacctGTGGGGGGGTCACAGGGCCCAGGGGGTCGCGGGGGGCCCGGGGGAACCCCAGGGGAACCCAGGGGGTGTCCCAGGGGGGGTCCTGGGGTCTGGTCACTTCTGCAGCCGCTTGATGCGGGCGTCGATGTCGGCAAAGTTGTCCTCGACGATGGCCAGGTTGTCCTTCATGGTCTTCTGCACCtgggggggcaggaggggatggggtgATGGGGGGCAGGTGGGGAtgtgggggcaggaggggatggggtgATAATGGGGCAGGTGGGGAGGTGTGGGGCAGACTGGGGCTGGGCAcccacctctgccagcagcaccgTGTTGTCCTTGAGCGCGCCCGCGATCTCCTGCTGCGTGGTGTCCAGGTGCACCAGCACCTGCCCGAACTGGGTGGCTGGGGGGGCGCACAgtgagtgctgggcagggcagggaccccccgtgcccccagccccccctgcGCTCACCTTGCTCGTGCAGGTCCCGCAGGGTCACCAGGCGCTGCACCACGTCGGGCAGGGCGCTGGCCACGGCGTCCCAGCTCTGCAGCGTCTCGTACAGCTGCTGGatctggggcagcagctggggctcagcGCGGCCTGGGGGGCTCTCTGGGGACCCCCCCGCGCCCTCTGGGCCCCACAGCCCCTACCTTGCTCTGGGTGTCAGCGTCCTGCACCGTGGCCTTGTGCTTGGCGATCTCGTTCACCTTCCCCAGGACGCTCTGGTGTGGGGGGagagaccccaaatccaggCATGTCCCCCCATCTCAGCAGTGCCCCCCCATTTCTGCAGTGCCCCCAATCTCAGCAGTGCCCCCCCCAATCTCAGCAGTGCCCCCCATTTCAGCAGTGCCCCCCCAATCTCAGCAGTGCCCCCCCAATCTCAGCAGTGCCCCCCCATTTCTGCAGTGCCCCCCCAGTCTCAGCAGTGTCCCCAATCTCAGCAGTGTCCCCCCAATCTCAGCAGTGCCCCCCCAGTCTCAGCAGTGCCCCCCCAGTCTCAGCAGTGTCCCCCCAATCTCAGCAGTGCCCCCCATTTCTGCAGTCCCCCCCAGTCTCAGCAGTGCCCCCCAGTCTCAGCAGTGCCCCCCCAATCTCAGCAGTCCCCCCAATCTCAGCAGTGTCCCCCCCAATCTCAGCAGTGCCCCCCCAATCTCAGCAGTGCCCCCCCATTTCTGCAGTCCCCCCCAGTCTCAGCAGTGCCCCCCCAATCTCAGCAGTGCCCCCCATTTCAGCAGtgcccccagctcccctcacctgcagccGAGCCTCCACCTggtccagcacagccacatccaGGACATTCACCTTggcctgcagcacctgcaccGTGTCCTGGGGAGGGGGGGCAGGTGAGGGGGCTGGGCAGCTTTTGGGGCAGCCCCCCAAAGCgctggggggcaggaggggggcAGGggtccccccaaacccccttgCCTGACTCACCATGAGGCTGGAGCCCTTCAGCCCCACCAGCAGCGGGTTCTGTGGGGGGAAATGGAGTcaggggggcaggagggggcagataaaggatggggcaggaggggggcaggaggggggcagggcagccccctTACCTGGGCGCTCACCTGGCTGTCAGGCTCACACCTCACAGCcgcctccagctgtgccagacGCTTCTCCAGCTCCGACACCTgcggggtttggggtcaggtgCTCTGTGTCACTCCCCAGGCGCGGTGCCCCCACGCAGGATCCCCCTGTGGGGCCAGCTGCCCCCACTCACCTTGGCTGACTGGGCAAACTGCTCCTGCTCCGGCCGCCAGTAGAGCTCGAAGGTGACGGCATCGCTGGCAGGGGCGGGGCCCCGAGCCGGGCCCTTCCCCGGGGCGGGTTTGCTGCACTTGgccacctccagctgctgcaggagccgcCTGACAGCCCGGAGGGGACAGGTGGGCACGGGGGACAAGGTGGGTGCAGGGAACAAGGTGGGCAGGGTCCCATCCCCACTCACTTGGCCAGGGCTCCCTCGGGGTCAGCAAAgtccacagcagctccagggcccagcaccttctccaggtgggagcagagcagctgctgcttcagcccCTCCACCTGCCTGGCCAGCGCCATGGGCGTCAGCTCCTCCTCGGCCCCCGACTCCTTCACCGAGCTCTGGGGGACACAGGCCCTGTcagccctgggacacagcctggggcaggtgggggctcacctggggcaggtgggggCTCACCTGGATCTGCTCCACGTCCcggagcagctcctgcacctcGTGCTGCAGCCGCTGGAATCGCTGCTGCGGCGTCTCCTTGGCACCAAGGCCCTCACCCAGCtggggggaaatggggcagggggCTCATGGGGGGGTTCAGGTGTCTTGTGGGGGGTCAGGGATCTCATGGGGGGTCAGGGGTCTCAGAGTTCAGGGGTCTCAGAGGGCTCACAggtgctggcagcacctggcaccaagcaggagcaggtgaagcctccagggacaggctggagcagcctcaggTGGCTCCTAAAGGGAACCTGATGGGTcagtggggcagggcaggagagcccTGAACCCAcaaggcagaggggctgcactggAGGTTATCTTCATCCTCACAGAGCTCCTCATCTTCATACTCAGAGCTCCCCCTCTTCATCCCCACGGAGCTCTTCATCCTCACCCCCACGGATCTCCCCCTTTTGtgcccacagagctcctgctgctcctgacccCGATCTCTAAAGCtgtggggggctctgggggggtcCCTTGTCCCCCATGGAATGTGGGGGTTCCTGGTCtttgccccagcccagctgttcccagagcaAACCCGGCCTGGCCTGTGGTGATGTCCTGGCCTGAGGGGCAGGTGAGCAGCCCGGGGACCTGCACTCACCATCTCGTACTCTCCAGCCTCGTATCCCGTGGTCCGTGTCCGGCCGATGCGGTCAGAGAAATCTGggggggcagagctgggtgtgaggcagcaaagcagggggggctcagccccctGGGGGTCCCCtggcccctccccagcccccctgagccccccagctcACCCACGCCCTCGGTGCCCAGGCGCTTGTCCCGGAACTTCTCGTAGGCAGCGTTGGGGTTGATGATCAGGTGCTCCAcgctggtgctgctcagctcctcctgcacacGGGGCCACgtcagggacagcacagcacagggacaggacagggctgccaccacctcccaccagcacagacagggatggggaccagggccccagggctgccaccacccccagcacagtgtgggcagggatgggggcgCAGGCCTGGCCCCCCAGGACagcacccagcagggctctggcagggatggggcacgTCCCCAAGGTCCAGGGAGGGGACATCACGCCCCCAGACTGGCCTGGCCCAGTGGGAGGTGCCCCCAGGAGTCCAGAGTGGGGATGCTGGGCCCTGGCCCAGTGTGGGGACATCAGACCCTGGCTGGTGACACTGGACCCTGGtctggcccagcccagcaggcagagcccccaAGGGCCATGTTGGGACTCTGGacccctggcccagctcaggGACCCCCAAGGCTCAGCCTACCCCAAACTGTGCAACgttccagcagcccctggccaggACCAGGACCTGGCTGGTCCCTCCAGAGtggcccctgtccctgtgggactgtcactgtccccaagCTGTGTTTTAGCAGGACAACCTCCTCCCCAGAGTGACCCCTGGGGCTGTCACTGCCTTTGGGGCTGATCCCCCCAGGGGGCAGTGGGGGGTGTTGGCCCCAGACCCCCAGACCGaggtgcctgtgccaggcagggtgggcacagccgGCGTGCTGGGCTCCCCtggtgccaccaagggctgcctggctcagcagggctccGAGGTGGCCCCTGTGCAGCCCCTCTGGGCCTGGCTGGCTGAGGGAGGAGCGGGGGAGCAGCGCTGGCAGCGTTAGGGGCTGCGCTGGCAGGGTGGCAGCGGGTGGCAGcgggtggcagtggcagtgccagcggCCGGGACACGGGCGCTTACCAGCTCCTGGCGTTTCCCAGAGGTGAGAAAGTCAGAGCAAGGTtagagaggggagagagagacaAAATCCGCGTTAGAAGGTCcggcccgcgccccccgccccctGTGGGACAGGGAACCCCACGGGACGGGGACCCCCGAGGGCTGGGCACCCCTGAGGGATGAAGGGAGTGGGACAGACCCCGGGGATGGGGCAGACCCCCGGGGGTGGGGGCAGACCCCCGGGGATGGGGGCAGCAGGGTCCTGGAGGGGAGCAAGACACAGCCAGAGTTCTGGGGATCAGCCCCAAACTCcccccaggagctccagggggaacgtgagcagagccaggggctcCCCCATGGCACCCCAACACTCAGAGGGACCCTGGGGGCTCTGAAGGCCCATGAGCcacccaggcagtgctggcagcactcAGGGGGCTCAGCACGGCCCCCCCAGGCAATGgggcccagcctgggctcctgggggtcccgggggtcccgaGGCCAGGGGGCAGcgcaggcagcaggcagagcatgCAGAgggcaaggcagagcagggggcaGTGCAGGCACCCcaaagcccagagcagcagggggaCCCTGAGGGGACAGCGCTGGGACCCCCATGCACGTGCAGCAGTGCCCCCCATGCACCCCAAGCAGGGCCACGCTTACTTGTGCAAACTGAGTCCAGGCCAGGCGGGAGCGGGGGGGAAGCGGGGGGAGCCCTGGTCAGTTCGGGGCTCCCCGGGGGCAGGAAGGGCCCCCcaacaccccagagctgctgaagggcTCCCCGAGGCAGGGGGGCTGGGACCCCCTCCCTCACCTCCCACCAGAGGGGCCACACGTCCCCTCAGGACTTTAGGCTCTGTCTgagcccaccctgctgctctggctctcaCAGGggggctctctgtgccccccTCAGGGGGCACCCCCTGCTCCATGCCAGGGGCCTGTGCCAAGCTCCTGGACCCCAAAACACCAACAGCACCGGTGGCAGAGGGTGGCTGCACCCCCTGCTCTCCCAAGGCTGGCACCCCCTCACTGTCCTGGGGGGCACCGAGTCACCCCTCAGGCCATGACCCCTGAACCCCACCATCCCCCCCCAGCACATCTGGGGTCCCCAGGGACAAACCCCCGTGTGCCCCCATCCCTGAGGACAGaacccagtgccagccctgggccctGGGGTCCTTCAGGCCCCTCCATGACAGAGCTCAGTGTCACTGCCCAGACACCCTGTGTCACTCTGGGGTGCCCTGAGCCCCAAGGATGGACCCCCCATCACTGCACACTGaagtccctgcacagccacccccAAGAGTGGCCTtagcccagcactgggaaccCCCACTATCCAGAGCAGGTTTAGGGGTCCCCCTTGTTCCCCttggggtggggctggggaattGGCAGCCCCCTTCCTCTTGGGGACAaggacagccaggacagggacacccagcctgTGTGGGggaggctgtgtcctgctctgcccttcccagtgCACAGGCAGGGTGCCACAGGGAGACAGGGGGGCTACATGTCACTGTAGGGGGTACATGGCACTGTGGGGCACACTGGGACTCTGGGGGACACTGTCCTCCTGCCTGAACCCCACTGTCCCCGTGGGGGTGATGTGTCCCCGTGGGGGTGATGTGATGTGTCCCCGTGGGGGTGATGTGTCCCTTTGGGGTGATGTGTCCCTTTGGGGTGATGTGACgtgtcctgtgcaggctgtgctgctgctgggtgcctGGGGGGTGAGGGGAGCCGGTTCCCTGCCATGGCGCCGTtctggggggtcccagggggctgctccagctgctgctccccccaCCAGCCCGGCCTTACCGCCTCGAACTCGGCCTGGTCATCCTCGGGCAGGTCACTGGTCTCGTACACGTCGGGCTCGTTGCGGGCCTGcggcacaggggctgtgctgggaccccagaacCCCCTCAGGGCACCCTGACACCCCCGGCCCCCCGAAACCCTCAGAGCCCCCCTGACACCCCCGGTCCCCTCAGATCCTCCTGACACCCCCGGTCCCCTCAGAGCCCTCAGCACCCCCTGACACCCCCAGGCCCCCGgtcccctcagagccccccacACCCCCTCACACCCCCGGCTCCTCCCCGGCCTGGCCCCTCACTCACGATGCCGGGCAGGTCGGCGTACTTGGGGTCGGCCATGGCGGGGGCCGGTGCTGGAGGGGAGTCGGTTTTTGGGGGGTCGGTTTTTGGGGGGTCGGTACCGGGGGGTCCCGGAATGGCCGCGcagggccggggcggggccgatCTCGCGAGAGCAGCGCGGGGCGGCGCGAGAGGAGGGAGcgcaggggcggggccgggccgggggcggggccgggggcggggcctgaGCGCGCAGACGGGGCGGGGGCGGCAGCGGGCGGGACAATggcggggacaggggacacacggacacgggggGGTCACGGGGGTGCAAGGGGGACACACCGGGGTGAACGAGGGGATACACGCGGGGCGGAGCAGCCGGCGGCACACACGGGTGGGGGCACACGGGGACACGCGTGGGGGGCGCACATGGGGGTAAACGCAGGACACCCACGGAGGGACACACGGGGAGtacgggggggacacggggttCGGATGtgggg
It encodes:
- the DCTN2 gene encoding dynactin subunit 2, yielding MADPKYADLPGIARNEPDVYETSDLPEDDQAEFEAEELSSTSVEHLIINPNAAYEKFRDKRLGTEGVDFSDRIGRTRTTGYEAGEYEMLGEGLGAKETPQQRFQRLQHEVQELLRDVEQIQSSVKESGAEEELTPMALARQVEGLKQQLLCSHLEKVLGPGAAVDFADPEGALAKRLLQQLEVAKCSKPAPGKGPARGPAPASDAVTFELYWRPEQEQFAQSAKVSELEKRLAQLEAAVRCEPDSQNPLLVGLKGSSLMDTVQVLQAKVNVLDVAVLDQVEARLQSVLGKVNEIAKHKATVQDADTQSKIQQLYETLQSWDAVASALPDVVQRLVTLRDLHEQATQFGQVLVHLDTTQQEIAGALKDNTVLLAEVQKTMKDNLAIVEDNFADIDARIKRLQK
- the DDIT3 gene encoding DNA damage-inducible transcript 3 protein is translated as MAAEGLWGPGGPPGWELDGWYQDLQEVLAAEPPGTAPTWGAEQADAGPGGCGLDLALAEELLELLGPEAAAPAEPPGAAPGGSDPARPGPAEEEEEEEEEARGARRKRRGGAGAPRERDGERRVRELTAHNERLRAEIQRLSAEVQRTRAALIERIVNLRQA